In Leptidea sinapis chromosome 2, ilLepSina1.1, whole genome shotgun sequence, the sequence ctgcagattaaacatgGGACGAGTCGTTCCCTTCCCTGAAATATAGTCGAGGATGGCCCATGGTTGATCCATGTGTCAAGCCCGTGAAAGGGCGATTTTATTGTTGTGgttgcttcatgtttttaatattaaacttaattcCATCTACtaagctccgtaaaattgctaaatcttttaaagtggattgtgttatattttataataaactcccaaattataataaaatataaactattaaaaaatttaaatatatcgtaaaaaataaattaacatctaaggcctattataatgtgaaagattatttgaatgataaacatagttggaattaatattctaaattttattaatgaatattgttatattcatttgaatgctattgttttacagtgaataaagttttttttttgactttgactattatttatttatgatgtgtctggattgatgcatctactgtagtCAACAACTAGTTTTTACGTTTTGTAAAGTATGTTTAccagagcgacatctcaagagcaggttatcaactgtaaagtagatcctgtagatgaagccacaacctgacagttgaacaaagcatacaaaaaatttatcagctcagttggaaagagcgctcgcacggaacgcgagaggtcgcggattcgagtgccgcatcgattataaaattttgttttcaaatttcattggTGTACTAAAGCCGGTTCCTTAAGACTCAGTGGGagattcctttgcacaggatgccggctagattatgggtaccacaacggcgcctatttctgccgtgaagcagtaatgtgtaagcattactgtgtttcggtctgaagggcaccgtagctagtgaaattactgggcaaataagactgaacatcttatgtctcaaggtgacgagcgcaattgtagggccgctcagaatttttgagtttttcaagaatcctgagcggcactgcattgtaatgggcagggcgtatcaattagcatcagctgaacgtcctgctcgtatcgtcccttattatcataaaaaaaaaacgagtagGAACATTAAGTTTAATTTCGGTAAATAGCTCACGAATATCAACGGTATTTTGGGCTACCTTAAATAAATACACGATCTCGGAGATGTTTCGCTTCTAATATTTTTAGGTAAAACACAGAGATTTCTTATATTAGGGgccatccataaattacgtcacacaTTAAGGGGGGAGAGAGGGGATGAACGAAGTGTGACATTGTGACAAGGGGTCCAAAATTTTGtgacatcatattatatattttcaaatatatcatattttatcaacgactagctgacccgacagacgttgttctgtatataataaataaaataatgtttttatatgaatttgtcaataatatatcataacattaaaaattacttcgtaaaatatgcaccctgctgtcgtaatgaaattgtttcacagcagaactgtcaaaccgtgcgtcaataaattctctcataggaattatgtatggacacatcaaaggaaaaacaaatttgttgtttttatttaatttagcagcattttcctatttattcaccttttaaaccttctctggacttccacaaataattcaagaccaaaattagccaaatcggtccagctgttctcgagttttagcgtgACTAACGAacatcaattcatttttatatatatagatacgtcactcaaacggttagctcagttggcataGCACTGGCGCGGAACGCCAAAGGTAGTGGGTGCGAGCCCGGatctttcattaaattttatttgtgtattaatcctagaagtgagggttatcactttaaaaacataacaaattgtttactttttacgttttcatttacatttttgacttaCATACTTGTTGTAACGCGCTATTTGTAATAGCTAAATAGAAGATACTGTAACCTATTGTAACACCAAATCTGTAccacattttatttattggcaAATGAATGAATAggaaaatatgaatttaaatgagacacagaatatattaataaccctttacttattatttatttagtttgtttccgatttatgcatgtttaaatgtatttatgtatgtttaagtaagtatattgtattaaatatatcattgtcttgtaacccataacacaggctatatatgcttaactaggggcaagataatttgtgtaaaaagtgtgtcaatattatattatattaatacaaattcattaaacacacataaacaaaatatatgacaCTCAATATCTGTTTCATtgttatcaaagaaaataaggTGATATTATCTACATAgcgataatttttaaatgaaataataaattgtggACTGCTtgcagatattaaaaaaaaggctgATTCTCCGACACACCTTGATTTCTGACTCACTCACTGAGATAAAGCATCCGTCTTAGTATATTAGTTGCACTCCATAAAGTTTGTATTTTAACACCAAATCCAGTCTGCAGTTTTATGTGTGTTTGATGTTATGACAATTTTGAGGCTACAAATTAACATCACCATCCATCATCTCATCAAACTCGTTCTTCAACATTGATAAATCTGATCTATCTTTCTCTAGATCATCCAAACACTTTAGTGTCTTTTCAAATTCTTTAAACTTGTCCATGTCCAGATCTGAGTGTTTTTTTATCTGTTCCAATCCATCTATCGCATCATTAACTGCATCCAGGAGCTGCTTGTGACCCGATTCCTTATTATAACCAAAGTCTACATTTTTTGCTTCTAATCTATCTAAGCAAGCTTGCTCTGTGGTAGCTAGGTGCTTCATTACACTCTGTACATCGGATTGCTCGGTtagttcatgaaattttgtacaaTCTTGAGTCTTAAGATCCAATAGCctaaaatcaaaaatttctATAGATTTCGTTTATAGAAAAAATTTGATTCAATAGTCCAAGCCTTCTGTATCATCATTATTCAATACTTAATTTAAGAACAGATGTGACTTAGAAACCTTCAAGAAATGAGCCCATTCCCACCTTAAAGGTTGCcaacacatctcttgacacctcCTGTTGCGGATGTTGATGGGGGGTTGCCTAACCACTCCCCATCCCATAAGCCTCTTGACCATTTTccccctcttacataaaaaagaatcatagaAACAGATTATAGAAAAATCCTATGAATACAaccaattatatttaatatacactaCTACAGCAAGGCTTTCAATTCGTTAAGTCACAATAAGATATGGGAGGCCCTAAAAGAAAAAGGTATTGAAAGCAAGTACATAAGAATACTGAGGAAGATATACAACGAAAGTACAGCATGCATACAGTCAGAAAAGACAGGTGAACCATTTAGCATACAAAAAGGTGTGACAAGGAGACCCACTCTTCCCAGCAGATCTTGAAATGATATTTAGAATGGGACTAAATTGGGACGGATATGGAATCGACATTGATGGAACATGGCTAACACATTTAAGTTTTGCAGATGACATAGTTCTCGTTGCAAAAATCccacaaatttaaattcaaatatttttattcaaaataggatttataatctcTTATTGagcgtcaaaatctaccactcattcaaaagagactgcttcagacctgagaagaatgggcgcaagaaaatcagcgggctttttttttatataaaatatggattacaatgtaatatcgtacaataaacatttataattaaagagcctgagggtgttcgctttaatcccagtcggtggtgtcattaagaaaatcgtttatgctataataaccaaTCCCACACAAACTGAATGTCATGGCAAATGAACTGGAATTAGAAAGTCACACTATGGGATTAAAAATGAATGTGGAGAAGACGAAAGCTACGACCAACTGACCAAAGAAAGAAATCATGAGGGTTGGCCAAAGTGATGATTCTACAACATCATGTGGATGAATATGTCTGTCTAggtcaaattattttatatgggaAAGAggagaagaaaaaaatatttgagcaTGAAAGATATAATGAAAGATAAAGAACTGCACATATCAATTAAATCTAAAGAGTTCAACACATGCATTCTCCCTGTATTTATGTATGGAAGCCAATCATGGGCCCTTACCAAATTGAACTTTAAGAAATTAAACAAATGCCAGCACTCAATGGAGCAAACCATGATGGGGATCGAAAAAAAAGATCGAGTTAGGCTAGAAAACAtcagaaaaaaaacaaaggttGTTGAACCTCCAGTTTCCTGATATTCTGAGTCTTGACACTGGAACAAATATCATGGAATGAGCTCGGCAAATGAGTAGAGGGAAGGAGAAGTGAAACAAAAAGGTTTCAGAATGCTATCCTAGGAATGGCATAAGAAACAGGGTAAGACCCCGCCAAAGATGGGAGGACCTGGCAAAATTGGCAGGAGTGACATGGAGCCGGGTTGCCAAGGACATAAAGAAGTGGaaaaggttggaggaggcctgggcagtgggagcctcctttgcacaggacgccggctagattatgggtacaacaacagagcctatttctgctgtgaagcattattgtttcagtAAGTAGGGCAAAgatgctagtgaaattattgggcaaacaagacttaacatctatacTTAACATATGTATCAAGGAGACGAGCGAGgaggagtttttcaagaatcctgagcgacattgtaatgtgcaggccatatcaattaccatcagctcaatgtattgctcgtcttgtcccttattgtcataaaaaaacatgataTATTTGTTGTGcttatagtaatatataatataaatacttacctCTGTTGCTCCACAACAAATAATATATCCTTTAAACGACGATTAGTTTTCTCTATCTGCTGTATATGATCCATAAATCTACTAGACAATTGAGCCATCTGAACATCCAACTGGTTCTCTTCCCGCTTAATCTTCTGGTCTATCAAACAATCTTCTAGCATAGTTCTTAGAAACTGACTGTAAACAACCTGTTGTTGAAGCGTTTCTACTGGAGTACTAGCGTTGGAGACACTGGTTTTAGACTTACTTGACTCACCACCGTAAACAACCTGTTGTTGAGGCGTTTCTACTAGAGTACTAGCATTGGAGACACTGGTTTTAGACTTACTTGACGCACCACCGTAAACAACCTGTTGTTGAGGCGTTTCTACTGGAGTACTAGCGTTGGAGACACTGGTTTCAGACTTACTGGACGCCGAATGACATTTCATAAATGTTGTCGATCTTGATGGGACGTAGAGGTATTTTCATATTCCGTGCGGATGCCGATGATGGAGCAGACATTACTGAGAAGCTCTTCTCATTATTTGTTCTTTGCAGATTCATGCGTCTTTTGTCCATTTTAGTGAtgatatatttcaaaatattcgtagttacaagaaaatatacaattgaCAAGAATTTAAACTACCGTTGTCTGTTGATGTTAGCTTAGCTATCGTAACAACGGCATAGAATATAGATAGCAGTACATTGAGTATATACCTATTAAACctttgaaaataatttcttatatgactttaaaataacattatatagGTATCTAAACTGTTTAAAATCTAAAAACGCAATGAATAAACAGTCAACAGTGAGCTCCTACTGAGTACCGACACTGTCTTAAAAATTCTAATTGTCAATGTCAGAAATATAGGTGATACGTCAATGATATTGattgaatattttgtataaatttcactacattatttatttacgtttttGGATTTGCACTGTATATgaggataatattatttataagttgaaattataattatgaataatcaTGAAACACCGCCTttctgtaatttaataatagctAGTCTCATAAAATATTCTAATTTTTGTCAGATGAAAAGGTCATTAACCTTTCCATTTCGATCGTAAAATAAGACTATAAAATCTATATTAAagctaatatatttttatatatctagaATATTTGGAAATAGCAAGAACGAGATATGATCGCGAAATTCGTGATGTACTTGTTTGTTATAAACTTACTGATGACTCcgtataatgtttttaaaattatttattcaatatattcttaCCATTTTCCGTATACCAGCTACCGGCGTGATAAGCGTTGCGGCaagacatattttttaattaacaaccAAGTAgccttaaaattaattatttatgaaaacgCTAACAAAGGCATCTATTATTACGATTTACaagaatacaaaaaattaaaactcaatTCTCATATAGATgtcaaatgtaaataaatgacATTGACAACTTACCTTAGTactctttatttattaagggcATTGACAACAAGATCATCAACTAAAACCAAATTAccataaaagaagaatatttaaattatttttcaatacactcgcttacaaaaaaataccgttAGTTTTTAGGGAAAAAAGAAAGACATTGATGAAATGAAAAGTTAAACCAAGGTAAGACCTCCATTATATGCACATCTCAAATACCAGTACTGTAGTATGGCTATAACTTTGCTATTAGCAGTCTGCTTTACCATtcctgaaatataatattttgttcacTAAGCTAAGGCATTATTTTAGAGTTGAACTTGTTTAGGCATGCTATGAGGAAAACAGAATGCcgctattttttaattttgtaacatacgctgaTATCCTATTACGTCAATAATGTTTCATTCGTGAAGAATCTTTGAGTTTGtttgctttatttaaataattgttaaatgataagaaaacgaaatatataaaatttaccacaCCACATGTCAATAATGTAGATACAAAACATTTGTTAAATGGAGACGTGGTAAAATCGGTGGAATCTTCTATATTTCCTTTAGTACATCCATTTTctatagtatattttatattaataaacctTTGAAATAATGGTTTTAAACAACAAAataccaatgatattatagtattaaaagaggtagatatgtcagtAGCGCGCCGAAAATAAATCGCCTatattgagtcaattggttaaTTTGGTCGTAggcgctctctcgatacgaaaacggtacacacgcgtttgttgttgacagaattgcttacaatttgatataggtacaacattaaaatgccgtcttgtgtgcCGATCGCTGCCatgccgatcatagattaacgtacagaaatgagaaaatattgatgctgtctgttgatgctgtaaaaaagtcattgttgcagtgaatgtaataatttttaataaacaagtgcgtaaataggtagctgaactatcaaactactaaaacaagttttaggataggtagcggatgtagacagtgagttctatttgtttacgtaggagttttttcagtatatcccttgctaactgcagaagaatcaatggatcattttcttcttctcccattaccttattgtaataaaccctctacaaaaagacattcataaataatataagatacaaaaaataataattgtaatcttaaaactttttgggagcagttgttagtaaaattataaaaatgggacccttactgttttGTTTTACTGCTtaatagcttttactacatgaactcaggaatgaatcgtaatttaggcataaatcatggtgtacggtaaaaaatcatatctgaagaattaactgtattttctccatacaaatacgaagcaattagcaaattagagttatctctttttcgcttgcgattattgtatttactatccttctttgacgtgtaatcataatgtagtgtgctattgcaatgttaaattattcatgtgtgcgttagtgtatcattttcaaacaccgaatgttgtctacgtaacctatctatacttttaaatatcattggttaGTTTATCATTTTCacacaccgaatgttgtctacgtaacctatctatacttttaaatatcattgcaaAATACATGATGAAGATATTTGTTAAGACACTGATTGACAATAATTGACAAATTAGTTTAAAACATTATGAAACTCCGAGGAGTTTCAGACTAATATATCATTATTCAGGGCTGGAGAATTCTAGtcaatctaataataataagtcaatTACGTAGTTCTGCAACCGACTCGGAATTCGTCGTACTCTTGATGTTCTTGTCGAAGCCGAGTCAGCTGATCAGAAGCTACGTTTGACTCGTTCTCCTGGCTATTGAGTGGT encodes:
- the LOC126975350 gene encoding uncharacterized protein LOC126975350, whose product is MKCHSASSKSETSVSNASTPVETPQQQVVYGGASSKSKTSVSNASTLVETPQQQVVYGGESSKSKTSVSNASTPVETLQQQVVYSQFLRTMLEDCLIDQKIKREENQLDVQMAQLSSRFMDHIQQIEKTNRRLKDILFVVEQQRLLDLKTQDCTKFHELTEQSDVQSVMKHLATTEQACLDRLEAKNVDFGYNKESGHKQLLDAVNDAIDGLEQIKKHSDLDMDKFKEFEKTLKCLDDLEKDRSDLSMLKNEFDEMMDGDVNL